A genomic window from Denticeps clupeoides chromosome 11, fDenClu1.1, whole genome shotgun sequence includes:
- the LOC114800122 gene encoding zinc-alpha-2-glycoprotein-like: MAAWCYGDGLMEQFGVLLGFWFIANTEAGSHSLWALSTFIVEDTQFPEFSAVVMLDDVQIMYYNSNDNSISYRASASELSESEQNDANIVFRHKHKSMKYRALESKTHHNLTRGINVQQRIAGCELMDSSSSSPVLSWDAFNGEPVEELIFNKYLNTMESHGLWPATWNQIKQKTVQILYANLYHPLCIKTLKHYLSKEKNRVIRKVKPRVRLVSKDGGTRVSCLATGFYPRHINLTLSRDGQPVDEEQTTGGELLPNADGTYQMRKTLDVTPEDLKESHKFTCTATHLSLDNKLDVSLGNSWQLQ, translated from the exons ATGGCGGCTTGGTGCTACGGAGACGGCTTGATGGAACAGTTTGGCGTCCTCCTGGGTTTTTGGTTTATTGCGAACACCGAAGCAG GTTCTCACTCACTGTGGGCCTTGTCGACGTTCATTGTGGAAGACACCCAGTTCCCAGAATTCAGCGCGGTGGTGATGTTGGATGATGTACAAATAATGTATTACAATTCGAATGACAACAGCATCTCTTACCGGGCGTCCGCATCTGAGCTATCAGAATCCGAACAAAACGATGCAAACATTGTATTCAGACACAAGCACAAGAGCATGAAATACAGGGCACTGGAGTCTAAAACCCACCACAACCTGACACGTG GGATTAATGTCCAGCAAAGGATTGCTGGATGTGAGCTGATGGACAGCAGCTCTTCTTCACCAGTCCTGTCATGGGACGCTTTTAATGGAGAACCTGTAGAGGAGCTCATTTTCAACAAATATCTGAACACGATGGAGTCTCACGGTCTGTGGCCAGCAACGTGGAACCAGATCAAGCAGAAAACTGTTCAGATTCTGTATGCAAATCTTTACCACCCTCTCTGTATCAAAACCCTGAAGCATTATTTAAGTAAGGAGAAGAATCGAGTGATCAGGAAAG TGAAGCCGCGAGTTCGGCTGGTTTCTAAAGACGGGGGGACTCGGGTGAGCTGCCTGGCCACTGGCTTTTACCCCCGACACATCAACCTGACCCTGTCCAGAGATGGACAGCCTGTGGACGAGGAGCAGACGACCGGGGGGGAGCTGCTGCCGAACGCCGACGGAACCTACCAGATGAGGAAGACCCTCGACGTCACGCCGGAGGATTTAAAGGAGAGCCACAAGTTCACCTGCACGGCCACACACCTCAGCCTGGACAACAAGCTGGACGTCTCCTTGGGTAACTCTTGGCAGCTCCAG TAA